The Gammaproteobacteria bacterium genome includes a region encoding these proteins:
- a CDS encoding IS256 family transposase, with translation MKNRKELEALGKELAKGIKTQKDLAEFSQILSKITVEAALNAELDDHLGYDKGGSRISGNARNGYTSKTVRTDTGAFILDTPRDRDGEFEPELIKKNQTRFTAMDDKILSLYAKGMSTREIVDMFQELYSADISAGLISKVTNAVIDRVTEWQSRPLDAVYPIVYLDCLVVKVRQDRKVINKSVYLALGVNMEGHKELLGMWLAETEGAKFWLGVLTELQNRGVKDILIACVDGLKGFPEAIETVYPDTQIQLCIVHMVRNSIKYVPYKDYKAVTADLKSIYKSITEDEALLALDKFCSSWDGKYPQIGKSWRANWNNLNTFFDYPEDIRKVIYTTNAIESLNSVIRKVIKKRKIFPTDDSAKKAIFLAVKEASRKWTMPIRNWKPALNRFVIEFESRLGDYL, from the coding sequence ATGAAAAATAGAAAAGAACTTGAAGCCTTAGGCAAAGAACTTGCCAAAGGTATAAAAACTCAAAAGGATTTGGCTGAATTCAGCCAAATCCTGAGCAAAATAACTGTTGAAGCAGCCCTCAATGCTGAATTGGATGACCATCTTGGTTACGATAAAGGGGGTTCACGGATTTCCGGAAATGCCCGCAATGGATACACTTCCAAAACAGTGAGAACCGATACCGGAGCATTTATTCTGGACACCCCTCGTGACCGTGATGGGGAGTTTGAACCGGAACTCATCAAGAAGAACCAAACCCGGTTCACAGCCATGGATGACAAGATTCTGAGCCTTTATGCCAAAGGCATGAGTACCCGTGAAATCGTTGATATGTTCCAGGAACTATACAGTGCTGACATATCAGCCGGCCTGATTTCAAAGGTCACCAATGCAGTCATCGACAGAGTCACCGAATGGCAGTCCCGCCCATTGGATGCTGTTTATCCCATTGTTTATCTGGATTGTCTGGTGGTTAAGGTTCGACAAGATCGAAAAGTAATCAACAAGTCCGTTTATCTTGCTTTGGGCGTTAATATGGAAGGTCATAAGGAGCTTTTAGGCATGTGGCTTGCTGAAACTGAAGGTGCCAAATTCTGGCTGGGAGTCCTCACAGAATTGCAAAACAGAGGCGTTAAAGATATTCTCATTGCTTGTGTTGATGGATTAAAAGGTTTCCCCGAAGCCATTGAGACTGTTTATCCTGATACACAAATCCAGCTGTGTATCGTGCACATGGTGCGCAACTCCATCAAGTATGTTCCATACAAGGATTACAAGGCAGTTACAGCTGATTTGAAGAGCATTTATAAATCCATCACAGAAGATGAAGCTTTGCTTGCATTGGATAAATTCTGTTCCAGTTGGGACGGTAAATATCCACAGATTGGCAAATCATGGAGAGCAAACTGGAACAATCTCAACACCTTTTTTGACTACCCTGAAGATATTAGAAAAGTCATTTACACCACAAATGCGATAGAATCACTCAATAGTGTTATCAGAAAGGTGATTAAAAAGCGTAAGATATTCCCTACTGACGATTCTGCCAAAAAGGCGATATTTTTGGCTGTAAAAGAGGCCTCCCGCAAATGGACTATGCCCATTCGCAACTGGAAGCCTGCTTTGAATCGTTTTGTGATAGAATTTGAAAGTCGCTTAGGTGATTATTTATGA